In Plasmodium brasilianum strain Bolivian I chromosome 1, whole genome shotgun sequence, a single genomic region encodes these proteins:
- a CDS encoding hypothetical protein (conserved Plasmodium protein): MNTTSNEDVNNKDNPKEVKKRKKRKKKIIIDVRKKVLRKNEFLSEHIINQNGHKENLPSKEYTNNTTSSKKATSKNGQKSNTEPLKKVLFFDKEYNIREIGRCQISDLLLNRVQKK; encoded by the exons atgaataccACATCAAATGAAGATGTTAACAATAAGGACAATCCAAAAGaggttaaaaaaagaaagaaacgaaaaaaaaaaatcatcatAGATGTTcgaaaaaaagttttacggaaaaatgaatttttgagtgaacatataataaatcaaaatggTCATAAGGAAAATTTACCAAGTAAAGAGTATACCAATAATACCACAAGCAGTAAGAAAGCTACTAGTAAAAATGGACAAAAGAGTAATACTGAacctttaaaaaaagttttgttttttgatAAAGAGTACAATATCAGAGAG ATTGGACGATGCCAGATATCTGACCTTCTTCTAAACCGAGtgcagaaaaaataa